The nucleotide window AATAATCTAAATCAACTATCAGAAAATCAGTTGAGAAGAGGATTTAATTAAATAATACTTTAAGTTAACACTTTTTATATTTGCCATAAAAGACGGGACTGCATATTGCGGTCCCTTTAAAATTTAACTAAGTTCAAACACGGTGATCTCGGGATCTATACCCACCCGTCCGGGGTAGGCAATCACACCGAATCCCCTGTTCACATAGAGATATCTGCCTTCACTTTCATATAGGTCTGCCCATTTCTTATAACGGTACTGCACGGGACTCCATTTGATGTTTTTCAAGTCCAGCCCAAACTGCATTCCGTGCGTATGGCCCGAGACGGTGAGCTGCACATTGGATGGATGCTTTTTCACCACTTCATCAAAATGTGACGGATCATGGCTCATCAAGACTTTTATCGCGTCGGACGGTATGCCTTTGGTCGCTTTGTTAAGGTCTCCATATTGCGGAAAAGGCTTGATGCCCCAGTTTTCAACGCCTATCACGAAAAGGTCCGCACCTGCAACGGTCAGTTTCCGGTGTTCGTTTAGAAGGGTTTCGAAACCGGCTTTTTTCAGAAGTTTGATCAGGTTGGGAACATTTGCCTTCTGTTCTTCTTCAGACGCCCACTCGCCATATTTTCCGTAATCATGATTGCCCAGAACCGCAAACTTACCGTCAGGTGCCTTAATCTCGGAAAAAAGCGGGATAAACCGTGAGAATTCTTCCGCATAGTTATTAACTACGTCACCGGTGAACAGCACAAGATCCGGTTGCTGACTGTTGATCAGTTCAATCGCGGGTCTTAATTTCTCAGGGTTAAAAAAACTGCCGCTGTGAAGGTCGGAAATTTGCACGATTCGATATCCTTTAAGTCCTGAAGGGAGATTCGGAATTTTAAGCTTTACCTTACGCGCTTTGTGACGGTACTTTCCAAATATAATTCCATCGGCAAAGAGCCCTGCCGCCAGTCCGAATAAACCTATACCGGCCAAGCTCAGGAATTTCCGGCGTTCCGGATATTCCGACGTAGGGTTAGAGGTCACGAATTGATAACCAAACTGAAAAAGTCTCAGTATGTCGTCTATTAGTAACATTACAACCACCAAGAGTTTAGGAAGAACAAAGATCAGAAAAACAGATACGATGATCTGTATACGGTGATGCTCACGGTCAGCGCGGTCCAGTGTAAGAATAAGGTAAACCAGAGTGGTATAGGTAAGTATGGTAATGATCCAGTACATGTTCCGAGCTGCGCCTTTGTCAAAAATATTCCGGAAAGCCTGAAAGACGTAAAATTCCAGAAAGAAGATAAGGACAGTGAATATCAGAAAATTCCTTTGCATAGGGATAAAAACTAAAAGGCACAAAAATCAGAAAAATTTGTGCCTAAATTGATTTATGTGATCTTTTTTACGGGAAACGGTAGACAATACAGTTGATGTTCATACCAGCGCCTACGGAAGCGAGCAGGATGTTGCCTTTGTCCCTGAACTTATGACCCTTCATTTTACCTTTTTTGATCATATTGAACATGGTAGGAACAGTAGCCACGGATGAGTTGCCCAAAAACTGAATGGTCATGGGGGCGATAATGCGGTCATAATCGCTGTGCCCGTACAGTTTCATAAGACGGTCTATAATTGCATGGTCCATTTTGGCATTGGCCTGATGCAGGAGGATCTTATCGATATCATATATTTCCAACCCTGCATTGTCAAGGGTAGCTTTCATTGCAGCGGGAACGTTCTTCAACGCATATTCGTAGATCTTCCGTCCCTGCATACGAACATAAAGCGGAATCTGACTGGCTTCTTTGTTCAGTGAAGGTGCATTTTCCAGAAAATTAAGTTCTGCGTCATTATCGCAGATGGTATTATGCTCCAGAATACCTACATTTTCCTCTTCAGTGGCCTGCACTACAACGGCACCGGCACCGTCAGCAAAAATCATCTTGTTCCTGTCGTAGGGATCAGTTACGCGGCTCAGCGTTTCGGCACCTACCACCAGGATCATTTTCGCTGCACCGGCTTTAATTAGGTGGTTGGCCATAATCATGGATTCCACCCAGCCCGGACAGCCAAAGATCATATCATAGGTAATACACTTTCTGTTCCTGATGCCCAGTTTCTTTTTCAGACGGGCGGCCATATTAGGCATGAAGTTAGAGCGTGAGCTCTCGCTTACCTCACCAAAATTACTGGCATAAATAATATAATCAAGTTCTTCAGGATTGATTTGCGCGTCCTCTATTGCCTCCTGAGCCGCGATAAGACCGATATCGGAATTCATTTGGGTGTCATCCACATATCTGCGGGTCTCGATCTCCGTGATTTCTACGAATTTGTCTATGATTTCGGCATTTGGTTTATCGATGCGCTGGCCTTCTTCGGTATAGAATTCACTGTCCAGGAAATGGTCTCTACCTACTACTCTTGGCGGAAGATAGCTTCCTGAACCTATTATTATTGTACTCGGCATTTAAATAAAAATATACCTGCAAATGTAAGAATTAAAATCTAACAGGACAGAACCAAAAATATTACTAAATTTGCAGAAATATCACCGAAAAACAATGAAAAAAAACCCCGCCCTTACAGGCTTTATAATTTCCGTTTTATTCGTAATTATGGCGTTTGGGGTCTATTTTCTTTTCCTTTCCAAGAAAGACTATTACCTGGTGGACAATCCTACTCCTGAGATCTATTATTTCAGGATTAATGACGATGCTGAACGTATTATCACTGCAGGGCAGTATATAAAAGTGGACCTGCCTAAAGGCACGAACCGGATAAAGGTTTATGATGAGAAGAAAAGCATGATTTACGATTCTGCCTTTACTGTAAACAAAGTGCGTGGTCTGCTTAACATCAGTCACCAGGATTATTACATCAATACCCAGTATTATGGTTATGACCTGAAACGTGATTCTCTGCTTTTGGCTCTGGGTACTACAATGATTGACGGCAAGGCGTACCACGGTGCACCTAAGCTCTTCAACAGCTTATATACAGAGGATTTCTATTACAATCTGGACGAGCGGTATGACCCGGTGATCAAGAACATACAGAAAGTGGAAGCTCGCACCAAAATATTCCGTAAACAGGATTTCCTGAATTACTACAAAGATTATTATCAATTTTAATTAACAGATTTGGAACAGATAAAACCCTATAATTCGGATGCCAGCAAAAAAAGTGAAGTGGAGGATATGTTTGACAACATCGCTCCCAAATACGATTTGCTGAACCATGTACTCTCGATGAAAATTGATGTAGCCTGGCGGAATACACTTGTAAAGTGGATGAAGAAGGATTCCGTGGAAAAGGTTCTGGATGTGGCTACCGGCACCGGAGATCTGGCGATTGCAGTCCATAAAGGAACACAGGCCGAGGTCGTAGGGTTGGATTTATCTCAGCAAATGTTAAATGTTGGTCTGGTTAAAATAAAAAAACTTAATTTAGACGGCAGAATTTCCATGCAGAAAGGTGATGCAGAGAACCTTCCTTTTGAAGATAACAGCTTTGATGCGGTTTCAGTGGCGTTCGGGGTCCGTAATTTTGAAAATCTGAACAAAGGGCTCGCTGAACTTAGAAGGGTTGTTAAAGAGAACAGAAGCGTGTACATACTGGAATTTTCTAAGGTGGAAGGCTTCCTGGGACCGTTTTATATGTTTTATTTCAGGAATATCCTGCCCAGAATCGGCAAGCTGATCTCTAAGGATCACAGAGCTTACAGCTATCTGCCGGATTCGGTAAATGCATTTCCGTATGGAGAGAAGATGAAGAATATCCTGCTGGAAACAGGATTTAAAAATGTTGAATTTAAGAAGCTGAGTTTAGGCATTGCCACAATTTATAAAGCTACCAAGTGATATCCGGCGGCAGCGCGGGATGTTGTAAAAATTAATATAACACATGAACAGAATTTTATTTAAGTCTTTGGTCCTGTCGTCGTTGGCATTTGCCACTTTTGCAGATGCGCAGTTCCGTACAAGAAACCGGATGGATAAACTGGAAAGTTTTGACCAACAGAAATTCAGCTGGGGCTTTTATCTTAATGGGGCAATGTATGATTACCGTTTGGTACTGGATCCCAGATACGGGATGGATGTTAACCACAATCTCGTAACCTCCAAGCCCAGCTACGGATTTGGTGCCGGCCTGATTGGTAAGATGCGCCTTAACGACCATTTTGACTTAAGACTGGAGCCGGGACTGCAGTTCATTCAGAGAGAGCTTCGTTTTGAAACTCAGAGCAATGACCAATATTCCGCGGGTACGCTTACCAATCCTCCGTTTACTCCAAAACAGCTTACTGAAGCAGATAAGGTTCGCAACATCAAGGCAACCATGCTGGATATACCTGCGATGATCGAGGTACACGGCGACCGCTGGTACAATACCCGCGCCTATGCTGCCGCAGGTGTAAATTACATTATGAACCTGCAGTCCAATGCAAATAACAGCGACGACAACCTTCAGGGTGTTTTCCGTTCCACAACACATAATTTTGCATGGTCGGCGGAAATGGGTGTTCAGATTTACTTTAACCGGTTTAAACTGACGCCGGGCTTCAGAGGGACTTTCTTCCTGAATAATGAAATGGTTTCCGATGATCCGGCAACGCCACCGTACTGGGCAAAATCAATTAGCACGGCACAATCCAGAGCTTTTATGTTTATTCTTAAATTTGAATAAGACAATTTATACAATCTATAGGAAAGAAGGTTTATTTAGCCTTCTTTTTTTATGCTTTCTCCTGAAAATACTGCCGGGTAAAGTACCTGATTTCAATTTAATTTTATACTTTTGCTTAAATGTTAGAATTTTAAAGACGCGGAATGCTAAAAGAATTAGAAAATAATTTTTCTGAATTAGAAAGAAAAATTTCTAATGTTAGTAAGGATTACCGTAATCTTTATACCAAATATAAGGATCTGGAAAAAGAGCACGAAGAGCTGCAGTTTAAATATGATGAAGAGCGGAAAAAAAACCAAGTACTCGCAGAAGAACAGAAGAAAATAAAACTTTATTCAGCAATAGCAGGAAATCCCGAACATAACAGGCTAATGAAGAGTCATATCAACCGGTTGATCAAGGAAGTGGATTTTTGTATTGCAGAGCTTCAAAACAGTGGACTGTAATGGACGTGAGGCGAATCACCATCAATGTGGCCGGAAGGGTTTATCCGCTGAATGTGCCTGCCGCTGAGGAGGAAACACTCCGCAAGGTAGGGAAGCAGATTGAAGCAATGATTAAAGATTTTGAACTTAATTTCGATGTCAGAGATAAGCAGGATGCGCTGGCAATGTGTGCCCTGAAACTGGGTACCAGTGCTGAAGTTTCTGCCAAGAACAACGAGAAAAATATAAATGCTTCCAACGAAAGGCTTTTGAAGATCAGCCAGCTGCTGGAAGACCTGGAAAAGTAGATTTTTCTTTTCCGATAAGTACTGCCTACAATAGTTCTAACACATTAAAGGTAAACTCAACGCTAAACAATTACCGAACAAAAGTCCAGTGAATGGCGTGCCGCAACCGCGGATTACAGACATTGGAAATCAGTTCAAATCGTGTTGATTAGGAGTTTACTCTAAATCACTGAACTGTTGTGGGCTTTTTTTATTTCAAACATTTAAAATAACATATAACTAGACAAATAAAACGCAATATGACAACAACTGTTATTATCGTAGGCATTCTCGCACTGGTCATTGGGGCTGTGCTGGGTATGGTTTTTTCCCGAAGTTCACTGAACACCAAAGCCAGGTTCATTCTGGAAGATGCAAAGAAGAATGCCGAAAACGTTATAGAAACTGCTAATGTGAAAGCCGAAGCAGTACGCAAAGACAAGGAATCTCAGGCAAAAGTTAAATTCCTTGAGTTGAAATCGCAGCACGATTCTGAGATCCAGAGCCGTGAAAAGAAGATGCAGGATGCCGAGAAAAGAATCCGCGACAAAGAGCAAAAACTGAATGATGAACTCAGCAAGACAGGAAAACTTGAAAAAGACCTGGACAGACAGATTGCTGATTATGCGAAAAAGCACGAAATCCTGGAAAAGAAACAACAGGATCTTGATGCAGTGATCGCTCAGAAAGTAGAAATCCTCGAGAAAATTGCCAATTACAGTGCCGAAGACGCAAAAGCTGAACTGGTGGAAGCGATGAAGGCCGAAGCCAAAAGCCGTGCGCAGGCTCACGTACAGAGCATCATGGAAGAAGCGCAGCTTAACGCCAAGCAGGAAGCCAGAAAAATTGTCATTCAAACGATACAGCGTATCGGTACGGAACAGGCCATAGAGAATTCTGTATCTGTCTTTAATATTGAGTCAGACGAGATCAAGGGACGCATTATCGGTAGGGAAGGACGTAATATCCGTGCCCTTGAAGCTGCAACTGGAGTTGAAATTATTGTTGACGACACTCCCGAAGCAATCCTGCTCTCCTGTTTTGATCCGGTTAGGCGTGAAATCGCAAGACTGTCTCTGCACAGACTTGTAACAGACGGCAGAATTCACCCGGCAAGAATTGAAGAAGTGGTTGAAAAGACCAAGAAAATGATCGAAGAGGAGATCATTGAAGTAGGTAAGCGGACTATTATGGACCTTGGAATCCACGGACTGCATCCTGAATTGGTTAAAATCGTAGGACGTATGAAATTCAGGTCTTCCTATGGCCAGAACCTTCTTCAGCACTCCCGTGAAGTGGCCAATATTGCGGCAACAATGGCTGCAGAGCTTGGCCTGAATGTAAAGATGGCTAAAAGAGCAGGGTTACTGCACGATATAGGAAAGGTGCCGGAGCAGGAATCCGAGCTTCCACACGCACTGTTAGGAATGCAGTGGGCTGAGAAATATGGTGAAAATGCAGAGGTAGTGAATGCTATCGGTGCGCACCACGACGAAGTAGAGATGACTTCACTACTGTCGCCAATCATCCAGGTGGCTGATGCGATTTCAGGTGCCAGACCGGGCGCCAGACGTCAGGTGCTGGAGTCCTACATCCAGCGTTTAAAAGACCTTGAAGCTGCAGCTATGAGCTTTGACGGTGTTTCCAGCGCGTACGCCATCCAGGCTGGACGTGAACTTCGGGTAATGGTAGAAAGCAGCAAGGTGAATGACGATCAGTCCTCACAGCTGTCTTACGACATCTCCGAAAAGATCCAGAACGAACTTACCTATCCTGGTCAGGTACGGGTAACCGTAATCCGCGAAACGAGATCCGTGAATATTGCGAGATAAGTTAGAACAAAATATTTCAACAAATCAATCCTTTCTTAATTCAGAAAGGATTTGTTGGATCTTAACCCAACAGTAAGTTCTCTATTGATTTAAAGTAACTTGCCTACAATGCCTTATCCTTATGAGTACTCAATTTATTAAAAGAGATGTGTATTTGCTTCCGAACGGTTTTAAAATGGTTGGGGTCGCTGTAATCCTATTGTCAGTGGCTGATTTTATTCTCCAAACGCAAGGCTGGTTTCCAGATATTGAACATGACTTTAGGATCGCGGTCACTTTGTTATTAACTGGGCTGGCGTTGATAAATATTTCAAAGGAAAAAATTGAAGATGAACGAATAAAGAAGATTCGATACAGAACCTGGGCCTATTCTCTTCAAAGTATTATCGGACTTGTAGTCTTCGGACGGATTTTGAATTCCTTTCTGGAAGAGCCACTGGAATATTTCAACTCATCTTCAGCATTATTGATCGTAATCCTTACACTGAACCTGATTTATTTCTCAACCTATAAAGAACTGGATTACGATAAAGAATAACATCCCCGCTGCCGTGCG belongs to Chryseobacterium sp. and includes:
- a CDS encoding metallophosphoesterase: MQRNFLIFTVLIFFLEFYVFQAFRNIFDKGAARNMYWIITILTYTTLVYLILTLDRADREHHRIQIIVSVFLIFVLPKLLVVVMLLIDDILRLFQFGYQFVTSNPTSEYPERRKFLSLAGIGLFGLAAGLFADGIIFGKYRHKARKVKLKIPNLPSGLKGYRIVQISDLHSGSFFNPEKLRPAIELINSQQPDLVLFTGDVVNNYAEEFSRFIPLFSEIKAPDGKFAVLGNHDYGKYGEWASEEEQKANVPNLIKLLKKAGFETLLNEHRKLTVAGADLFVIGVENWGIKPFPQYGDLNKATKGIPSDAIKVLMSHDPSHFDEVVKKHPSNVQLTVSGHTHGMQFGLDLKNIKWSPVQYRYKKWADLYESEGRYLYVNRGFGVIAYPGRVGIDPEITVFELS
- a CDS encoding 3-oxoacyl-ACP synthase III family protein: MPSTIIIGSGSYLPPRVVGRDHFLDSEFYTEEGQRIDKPNAEIIDKFVEITEIETRRYVDDTQMNSDIGLIAAQEAIEDAQINPEELDYIIYASNFGEVSESSRSNFMPNMAARLKKKLGIRNRKCITYDMIFGCPGWVESMIMANHLIKAGAAKMILVVGAETLSRVTDPYDRNKMIFADGAGAVVVQATEEENVGILEHNTICDNDAELNFLENAPSLNKEASQIPLYVRMQGRKIYEYALKNVPAAMKATLDNAGLEIYDIDKILLHQANAKMDHAIIDRLMKLYGHSDYDRIIAPMTIQFLGNSSVATVPTMFNMIKKGKMKGHKFRDKGNILLASVGAGMNINCIVYRFP
- the ubiE gene encoding bifunctional demethylmenaquinone methyltransferase/2-methoxy-6-polyprenyl-1,4-benzoquinol methylase UbiE → MEQIKPYNSDASKKSEVEDMFDNIAPKYDLLNHVLSMKIDVAWRNTLVKWMKKDSVEKVLDVATGTGDLAIAVHKGTQAEVVGLDLSQQMLNVGLVKIKKLNLDGRISMQKGDAENLPFEDNSFDAVSVAFGVRNFENLNKGLAELRRVVKENRSVYILEFSKVEGFLGPFYMFYFRNILPRIGKLISKDHRAYSYLPDSVNAFPYGEKMKNILLETGFKNVEFKKLSLGIATIYKATK
- a CDS encoding porin family protein, whose product is MNRILFKSLVLSSLAFATFADAQFRTRNRMDKLESFDQQKFSWGFYLNGAMYDYRLVLDPRYGMDVNHNLVTSKPSYGFGAGLIGKMRLNDHFDLRLEPGLQFIQRELRFETQSNDQYSAGTLTNPPFTPKQLTEADKVRNIKATMLDIPAMIEVHGDRWYNTRAYAAAGVNYIMNLQSNANNSDDNLQGVFRSTTHNFAWSAEMGVQIYFNRFKLTPGFRGTFFLNNEMVSDDPATPPYWAKSISTAQSRAFMFILKFE
- a CDS encoding cell division protein ZapA, producing MDVRRITINVAGRVYPLNVPAAEEETLRKVGKQIEAMIKDFELNFDVRDKQDALAMCALKLGTSAEVSAKNNEKNINASNERLLKISQLLEDLEK
- the rny gene encoding ribonuclease Y; its protein translation is MTTTVIIVGILALVIGAVLGMVFSRSSLNTKARFILEDAKKNAENVIETANVKAEAVRKDKESQAKVKFLELKSQHDSEIQSREKKMQDAEKRIRDKEQKLNDELSKTGKLEKDLDRQIADYAKKHEILEKKQQDLDAVIAQKVEILEKIANYSAEDAKAELVEAMKAEAKSRAQAHVQSIMEEAQLNAKQEARKIVIQTIQRIGTEQAIENSVSVFNIESDEIKGRIIGREGRNIRALEAATGVEIIVDDTPEAILLSCFDPVRREIARLSLHRLVTDGRIHPARIEEVVEKTKKMIEEEIIEVGKRTIMDLGIHGLHPELVKIVGRMKFRSSYGQNLLQHSREVANIAATMAAELGLNVKMAKRAGLLHDIGKVPEQESELPHALLGMQWAEKYGENAEVVNAIGAHHDEVEMTSLLSPIIQVADAISGARPGARRQVLESYIQRLKDLEAAAMSFDGVSSAYAIQAGRELRVMVESSKVNDDQSSQLSYDISEKIQNELTYPGQVRVTVIRETRSVNIAR